Below is a genomic region from Bacteroidota bacterium.
TATGATAAGTTGGCTTAATGGGGTTGCGTGTCCCCGAAACAAAATTGTTCAACTGCATGTGTCAATTCGCCGGCCGCCTCTTCTTGCACAAAATGCCCAGCTTCGGGCAAACGAATGACATCCTTGACATTCGACAACTTGTCCTCCCAAATTTTTAAATAATCCGGTCCGATGAAGCTGTCTTTCATTCCCCAGACGATGAGAAACGGTTTGGAAGCGATCCGATCCAATTGTTGCCATTGCCGGTCATACCAATCGCTGCTGCCAACCAGGTTTTCGGCCATTTTGAGTAGGCCAAACCGGCTGGATTTATTTGGAAAAACGTCCGTATAATGCCTGTGAATGGCTTTCGTGAGTTTTCGCTTGTCTGTGAATGCGCTTCTGAGCAACAATTTGGGGGACGCATTCATTCGCAAATACAAAAACCTGCCCAAAGCACTGCGGACGATCTTATCAACCTTCCGCGCCGCCGGATTGCTTGCCGTTTCCCAGAGAAATGTATTCAGGAGCACAACTTTTGAGATGCGTTCAGGCCTGCGAATGGCAAACGAAAGTCCGATCGGTCCGCCAAAATCGTGAACGACCAAGGTGATCTCCTTCAATTGCAGGGCTTCCACCAATTTTTCGAGATTCTGCGAATGCCATTCGGGGCTGTAGTCCGCTTGTTCAGGTTTGTCGCTCAATCCAAAGCCGATGTGGTCCATTGCCACGCACCGAAAATGCTTTGAAAGTGCCTGAATCTGTTTGCGGTACAGAAACGACCAAGTCGGCGTTCCATGTACAAACAGGATCGTAGGTCCGCTGCCTTCGTCGACATAGTGCATTCGATGCGGGCCGATTTGCAGGTATTTGCTTTCGAATGGGTATTCGGTGGAATCAAACCAATCGGAATTTTTTGATGTGTTGCTTTCCATGACAATCATTTTTTGAAGTGATGTCACAAAAGGTCCGGCACGGGGAAGCTGAATCTTGGTATAAACCAGCATTTTGAGATTTGATTCTGACGAATCGGTCAGAAATCCTAAATCTTCCGCGAATTCAGCAGCTTGCTGAAATTGGTCGGATCGATCCCGAGATAGGAGGCCAATTGCTTGTGCGGCACGAGGTTGATGAGATGCGCGCTGCGCTCCATGAAGGCCGTGAACCGTTCCTCCATCGAAAATGCCAGCAATTC
It encodes:
- a CDS encoding alpha/beta fold hydrolase; protein product: MIVMESNTSKNSDWFDSTEYPFESKYLQIGPHRMHYVDEGSGPTILFVHGTPTWSFLYRKQIQALSKHFRCVAMDHIGFGLSDKPEQADYSPEWHSQNLEKLVEALQLKEITLVVHDFGGPIGLSFAIRRPERISKVVLLNTFLWETASNPAARKVDKIVRSALGRFLYLRMNASPKLLLRSAFTDKRKLTKAIHRHYTDVFPNKSSRFGLLKMAENLVGSSDWYDRQWQQLDRIASKPFLIVWGMKDSFIGPDYLKIWEDKLSNVKDVIRLPEAGHFVQEEAAGELTHAVEQFCFGDTQPH